From the Theobroma cacao cultivar B97-61/B2 chromosome 2, Criollo_cocoa_genome_V2, whole genome shotgun sequence genome, one window contains:
- the LOC18609599 gene encoding pentatricopeptide repeat-containing protein At1g13040, mitochondrial, with amino-acid sequence MYHALGAPRLIYRAHISRLVKNGLINQAISMFDQMTQSDCRVFGLDYNRFIGVLLRDSRFDLAEYYYFQMFPQGFSLTPFTYSRFISALCPVKNFNFIELLLNDMDKLNYVPDIWAFNIYLNLLCREKKIELALEVFHSLVKKGRDPDVVTYTIMIDGLCKAGKFDNAVGFWREMVGKGFRPDNKACCALVVGLCDGGKVDLAYELVVEVIKGGDIEFSTLLYNALISGFCRIRRIDKAQAIKLFMTKNGCEPDLVTYNVLLNYCCNELMLEEAAKLVKKMERSGIGPDVYGYNQMIKGFCNANRPDKALLLMVNKMEANGLADAVSHNTIIKAFCKGGHIGKAYKLFEEMGRKGIAPDVVTFTTLIKACLTEGSSDIAKALLDRMSGMGLLPDCIFYTAIIDHLCKNGKVEMAHSVFDDMIKQGVNPDVVSYNALINGFCKSNRASEAIHLYEEMQTRGFSPDEVTFKLIIGGLIREKKLSKACKVWDQMMEKGFTLDGAVSETLINAIHSVDSG; translated from the coding sequence ATGTATCACGCTCTGGGCGCTCCCCGCCTAATATACCGTGCCCACATCTCAAGACTCGTAAAAAACGGCCTCATTAACCAAGCCATCAGCATGTTCGACCAAATGACCCAATCAGATTGCCGAGTCTTCGGCCTTGACTATAACCGCTTCATCGGCGTCCTGCTTCGCGACTCCCGCTTCGACTTAGCCGAATATTACTACTTCCAAATGTTCCCTCAGGGTTTCTCTCTAACTCCCTTCACTTACTCTCGCTTTATCTCCGCTTTATGCCCTGtcaaaaactttaattttattgagcTTCTTTTGAATGACATGGATAAATTGAATTATGTTCCTGATATTTGGGCTTTTAACATTTATTTGAATCTTTTGTgtagagaaaaaaagatagaGTTAGCTTTAGAGGTTTTCCATAGCTTGGTTAAGAAAGGGAGAGACCCAGATGTTGTAACGTATACAATAATGATTGATGGGTTGTGTAAAGCTGGGAAGTTTGATAATGCTGTTGGGTTTTGGAGGGAAATGGTAGGGAAAGGTTTTCGTCCTGATAACAAGGCGTGTTGTGCGCTTGTTGTTGGCTTGTGTGATGGTGGGAAGGTTGATTTGGCATATGAACTTGTTGTTGAGGTGATTAAGGGTGGGGATATTGAGTTTAGTACGTTGCTTTATAATGCGCTGATTAGTGGGTTTTGTAGAATTAGGAGGATTGATAAGGCACAGGCAATAAAGTTGTTTATGACGAAAAACGGGTGTGAGCCAGATTTGGTTACATATAATGTGTTGTTGAATTATTGTTGTAATGAGCTTATGTTGGAGGAGGCGGCGAAGTTGGTGAAGAAGATGGAGAGGAGTGGGATAGGACCTGATGTCTATGGTTATAACCAGATGATTAAAGGGTTTTGTAATGCTAATAGGCCAGATAAGGCATTATTGTTGATGGTGAACAAGATGGAGGCAAATGGGTTGGCTGATGCTGTTTCTCATAATACAATTATCAAAGCATTTTGTAAGGGTGGTCATATCGGAAAGGCTTACAAGCTGTTTGAAGAAATGGGTAGGAAGGGGATTGCACCTGATGTGGTGACCTTCACGACCCTTATAAAAGCTTGTCTTACCGAAGGTAGTTCTGATATAGCAAAAGCACTTCTTGATCGAATGTCAGGGATGGGTCTGTTGCCTGATTGTATTTTTTATACTGCAATTATTGACCACCTATGCAAAAATGGTAAAGTTGAGATGGCTCATAGTGTTTTTGATGACATGATAAAGCAGGGAGTTAACCCTGACGTGGTTTCATACAATGCCCTCATAAATGGGTTTTGCAAGTCTAACAGAGCAAGTGAAGCCATACATCTCTACGAGGAAATGCAGACTAGAGGATTCTCTCCAGATGAGGTTACTTTCAAATTGATAATTGGAGGGCTTATACGGGAAAAGAAGCTCTCTAAGGCTTGCAAAGTATGGGATCAGATGATGGAGAAGGGTTTTACTCTTGATGGAGCTGTTTCTGAGACACTGATCAATGCTATCCATTCAGTAGACTCCGGATGA
- the LOC18609600 gene encoding uncharacterized protein LOC18609600, with translation MAQQHVETNPHFIGPDEELSPELRDHLPNALLRSRRDHDQRPAPRGPREMQPPQDERLHPRHLQDQGPRPLGPSPPAQHHEDQRPQPQHRQGQQPEPLGMWAPRARVQSPAPKKQKRSRTRKEVVKQPQVQDQHSRASLLQPQGESTQGSMTPKPEGQQPYERRPHSSLFLPRVRRTKPVTWFAAAFCIIFWLAVIIGGLIVLVVYLVFRPRSPRFDVTSVTLNAAYLDMGYLLNADLTVLANFTNPNKKVRVDFSSMYLDLYFENTRIATQYVEPFSAARGQSMFANIHMVTSQVRLSVKETLLLQKQIQNNRVIFTIKGEFRTRSNFGSVWSYSYWLHGRCSIMVSSPPTGVLRDKRCRTKQ, from the coding sequence ATGGCTCAGCAGCATGTTGAAACCAACCCACATTTTATTGGTCCTGATGAAGAGCTCTCACCAGAGCTACGTGATCATCTACCTAATGCTTTGTTGCGATCACGACGGGATCATGACCAACGTCCAGCGCCGCGTGGTCCACGGGAGATGCAACCTCCTCAAGACGAACGTCTGCACCCGAGACATCTTCAGGACCAAGGTCCCCGCCCACTTGGTCCGTCTCCGCCGGCACAACATCATGAAGACCAACGTCCCCAACCGCAACATCGTCAGGGCCAACAGCCCGAGCCACTTGGAATGTGGGCGCCAAGAGCACGGGTTCAAAGTCCAGCCCCAAAAAAACAGAAACGTAGCAGGACGCGTAAGGAAGTGGTGAAGCAACCACAGGTTCAAGACCAACATTCTCGTGCGTCATTGTTACAGCCGCAGGGTGAAAGCACCCAAGGATCAATGACACCGAAACCTGAGGGCCAGCAACCCTATGAACGTCGCCCCCACTCAAGCCTTTTTCTTCCGCGAGTCCGTCGAACCAAACCTGTAACATGGTTTGCAGCAGCTTTCTGTATAATTTTTTGGCTTGCCGTAATAATAGGAGGCTTAATTGTTCTGGTAGTCTATCTCGTCTTTCGACCACGTAGCCCACGTTTTGATGTTACTAGCGTCACCCTGAATGCAGCCTATCTCGACATGGGTTATCTGCTAAATGCTGATCTTACCGTGCTTGCAAACTTCACAAATCCAAACAAGAAGGTGCGCGTGGATTTCAGTTCCATGTACCTTGATCTTTACTTCGAGAATACACGGATTGCTACTCAATACGTCGAACCTTTCTCAGCAGCAAGAGGTCAGTCCATGTTTGCAAATATTCATATGGTAACCAGTCAGGTTAGGCTTTCAGTGAAAGAAACTCTGCTGCTTCAAAAGCAGATTCAGAACAACCGAGTCATCTTTACAATCAAGGGGGAGTTTCGAACGCGATCCAATTTCGGAAGTGTCTGGAGTTACTCGTATTGGTTGCACGGTCGTTGTAGCATCATGGTGTCCAGCCCTCCCACCGGGGTCTTAAGAGACAAAAGATGCAGAACCAAACAGTGA